Proteins from one Hydrogenophaga sp. SL48 genomic window:
- a CDS encoding patatin-like phospholipase family protein, translating into MVTRTPPRRARAPGTHLLIDLALQGGGSHGAFTWGVLDRLLDDERLEISGISGTSAGAMNAVALAAGLMEGGRVGAQACLARFWKSVAESSPFHHLEAGPFGALFGTRNPWLQAAMAPWQQAAAYVGGQFSPYQLNPLNLNPLRRILEDTVNFEQVRACHRTQLFIAATHVATGDLHVFRQDELTADMVLASACLPLLFQAVKVKGEAYWDGGYAGNPTLMPLISETPADDLMLVQINPDRRDTIPTRASDILDRASEVTFNASLLKELRTIGLIKELLEDAGRPDACFQRPLFRRVDDLRLHKIDAEAELLQFGASSKTETGWAFLSRLHGIGRRAADDWLHEHGKHLGKRSTYALPEVYTG; encoded by the coding sequence ATGGTCACACGCACCCCCCCCCGCCGCGCACGCGCCCCCGGCACCCACCTGCTCATCGACCTCGCGCTGCAGGGCGGCGGCTCACACGGGGCCTTCACCTGGGGCGTGCTCGACCGCCTGCTGGACGACGAGCGACTCGAAATCTCGGGCATCAGCGGCACCAGCGCCGGGGCGATGAACGCCGTGGCGCTGGCCGCCGGTTTGATGGAAGGGGGCCGCGTGGGCGCGCAGGCCTGCCTGGCCCGATTCTGGAAAAGCGTGGCCGAGTCCTCGCCCTTTCACCACCTGGAGGCCGGCCCGTTCGGCGCGCTGTTCGGCACGCGCAACCCCTGGCTGCAGGCGGCGATGGCCCCCTGGCAACAGGCTGCGGCATACGTCGGTGGCCAGTTCTCGCCTTACCAGCTCAACCCGCTCAACCTCAACCCGCTGCGCCGGATCCTGGAGGACACGGTGAACTTCGAGCAAGTGCGCGCCTGCCACCGCACCCAGCTCTTCATCGCCGCCACGCACGTCGCCACCGGCGACCTGCACGTGTTCCGCCAGGACGAACTCACCGCCGACATGGTGCTCGCCTCGGCCTGCCTGCCGCTGCTGTTCCAGGCGGTGAAGGTGAAGGGCGAGGCCTACTGGGACGGCGGCTACGCCGGCAACCCCACGCTGATGCCGCTCATCAGCGAAACCCCGGCCGACGACCTGATGCTGGTGCAGATCAACCCCGACCGGCGGGACACGATCCCCACACGGGCGAGCGACATCCTCGACCGCGCGAGCGAGGTCACCTTCAACGCCAGCCTGCTGAAAGAGCTGCGCACCATCGGCCTCATCAAGGAGCTGCTGGAAGACGCGGGCCGGCCCGACGCCTGCTTCCAGCGCCCGCTGTTCCGGCGCGTGGACGACCTGCGCCTGCACAAGATCGACGCCGAGGCAGAGCTCTTGCAGTTCGGCGCGTCGAGCAAGACCGAAACCGGCTGGGCCTTCCTCTCCAGGCTGCACGGCATCGGCCGGCGCGCGGCCGACGACTGGCTGCACGAACACGGCAAACACCTGGGGAAACGATCGACGTATGCGCTGCCGGAGGTCTACACGGGCTGA
- a CDS encoding calcium/sodium antiporter, producing the protein MFLAGLLALIAGAELLVRGASRLALSFGLSPLVVGLTIVAFGTSAPEVAVSLGAVLEGQTDIALGNVVGSNIFNVLFILGVSALITPLVVNIQLIRQEVPILVGTSLLLLVLSLDGRISALDGAMLFGLLLAYTAFLVIQSRKETQAANDEYAAEVQPAAPGSWDSRLPVQLLLMAVGLTLLVLGAQWLVNAAVVFAKSLGVSDVVIGLTIVAAGTSMPEVATSVMAAVKGERDIAVGNVVGSSTFNILGCLGLSGLASGSLGLVVPEAVLNFDIWVMLAVALACIPVFMTGREIARWEGAVFLLYYVAYVAYLILAAQQHDALGAYSSIMMGFVVPLTVITLVVALLGRRTEQPRHHV; encoded by the coding sequence ATGTTTCTCGCAGGCCTGCTGGCCCTGATCGCTGGCGCCGAGCTGCTGGTGCGCGGCGCCTCCAGGCTGGCGCTCTCGTTCGGCCTCTCGCCGCTGGTGGTGGGCCTGACCATCGTCGCCTTCGGCACCAGCGCCCCCGAGGTGGCGGTGTCGCTCGGCGCGGTGCTGGAGGGCCAGACCGACATCGCGCTGGGCAACGTCGTGGGCAGCAACATCTTCAACGTACTGTTCATCCTCGGTGTGTCGGCGCTCATCACGCCCCTGGTGGTCAACATCCAGCTCATCCGTCAAGAGGTGCCCATCCTGGTGGGCACCTCGCTGTTGCTGCTGGTGCTCAGCCTCGACGGCCGCATCAGCGCCCTCGACGGCGCCATGCTGTTCGGGCTGTTGCTGGCCTACACCGCCTTCCTGGTGATCCAGTCGCGCAAGGAAACGCAGGCCGCCAACGACGAATACGCCGCCGAGGTCCAGCCCGCCGCCCCCGGCAGCTGGGACAGCCGCCTGCCCGTGCAACTGCTGCTGATGGCCGTCGGCCTGACCCTGCTGGTGCTCGGGGCCCAGTGGCTGGTGAATGCGGCGGTGGTGTTCGCCAAATCCCTGGGCGTGAGCGATGTGGTGATCGGCCTGACCATCGTGGCCGCCGGCACCTCCATGCCCGAGGTGGCCACGTCGGTGATGGCCGCGGTCAAGGGGGAGCGCGACATCGCGGTCGGCAACGTGGTGGGCAGCAGCACCTTCAACATCCTGGGCTGCCTCGGCCTCTCCGGCCTTGCCTCGGGCAGCCTGGGTCTGGTGGTGCCCGAGGCGGTGCTGAACTTCGACATCTGGGTCATGCTGGCCGTGGCGCTGGCCTGCATTCCCGTGTTCATGACCGGGCGCGAGATCGCGCGCTGGGAGGGCGCGGTGTTCCTGCTCTATTACGTGGCCTATGTGGCCTACCTGATCCTGGCGGCCCAGCAGCACGATGCCCTGGGCGCCTACTCATCGATCATGATGGGCTTTGTCGTGCCGCTGACCGTCATCACCCTGGTGGTGGCACTGCTCGGACGGCGCACCGAACAGCCTCGGCACCACGTCTGA
- a CDS encoding zeta toxin family protein, which produces MAHDYPAIPADQHDRILRNQILQDAKYTQVTGGHARPKAIILAGQPGAGKGGLARTALSEMDGDAAVIDPDDLRSAHPDARTLRGLKPYTWSGETHSDASRWAQELRADAVAQRKNLVLDTTMPRADVIKDLQTKGYDVEIRAVAAHRLESELGVDKRFTDDLDRRGHGRYVPQEVRSAVYEKLPGTLDDVAKQTGVPIQVYDREGTLHFDSRTSPHASPGRALETARSGRLTQERLNDLHQSTDAQRQWHRNLPERVPNERVSASTASHLLEERRTLAVEPGVQRLHNEVGGHRAVRPTVKAAGVLGTAYGAFEGKQQIDAAIDTARSNREQWVRGSEETVNQGTKAVVTGAAATVGAIPGAAAGTLTSPVTGPVGPVVGGLATGGAAAYGAEKLYEDSRLQQWSKALGREVGELGYDHVSREGRLLRQVNGLKEDLQNETDPAKRAQLQTRLNTTSEQFSTEAERNGRTFEARTGIDKAWEQTHATYPRVDKDGVNDALAKHIDAGKRPADAVRGALSDAVHEQYPRALPHQPAVNYRALSNQQLAATHGQYVGEVVQGRKDVMALAANKDPHNNVDQGWPQALAQQRQAGRVQDGLNELWRDTGHLGAVRESMHERGMKLPELPAELRPKDASTGPRAALSPQQERHHQLAQAQLGPALSARGHSAEQVERVSAAAVGHAQQHAHRGDVRAFHLSKDGERVAVVQENAPISEFSVKAAQGQTADQHLERAHALAQTQTRERAEERIPGQEPALATAQHTSAVAPQHEAPQRAMA; this is translated from the coding sequence ATGGCACACGACTACCCCGCCATTCCAGCCGACCAACACGACCGGATCCTCAGGAATCAGATCCTTCAGGACGCAAAGTACACACAGGTCACTGGCGGACACGCCCGTCCGAAAGCCATCATCCTGGCGGGACAACCTGGTGCAGGCAAAGGCGGGCTGGCACGCACAGCACTTTCGGAGATGGACGGAGATGCGGCGGTGATTGATCCGGACGATCTGCGCAGCGCTCATCCCGACGCACGCACCCTGCGCGGCCTGAAGCCATACACCTGGTCTGGAGAAACACACAGCGATGCCAGCCGCTGGGCGCAGGAGCTTCGAGCTGACGCAGTGGCCCAGCGCAAGAACCTGGTTCTGGACACCACCATGCCCAGAGCCGATGTCATCAAAGACCTCCAAACCAAGGGCTACGACGTAGAGATACGCGCTGTCGCAGCCCACCGACTCGAGAGCGAGCTGGGTGTTGACAAACGGTTCACCGATGACCTGGATCGTCGAGGCCACGGGCGCTATGTTCCCCAGGAGGTTCGTTCGGCGGTGTACGAGAAGCTCCCCGGCACTCTCGACGACGTGGCGAAACAGACTGGTGTCCCGATTCAGGTCTACGACCGCGAGGGCACGCTGCACTTCGATTCGCGCACCTCTCCCCACGCATCTCCCGGCCGTGCGCTGGAGACGGCCCGCAGCGGCCGGTTGACGCAGGAACGCCTCAACGACCTGCACCAGTCGACCGACGCGCAACGCCAATGGCACCGCAATCTGCCCGAGCGTGTACCCAACGAACGCGTCAGTGCCAGCACCGCCAGCCACCTGCTCGAAGAACGCCGCACGCTGGCGGTCGAACCGGGCGTGCAGCGGCTGCACAACGAGGTCGGTGGTCATCGCGCCGTCCGGCCCACGGTCAAGGCGGCCGGCGTCCTGGGCACGGCGTACGGCGCCTTTGAGGGCAAGCAGCAGATCGACGCCGCCATCGACACCGCCCGCTCCAACCGCGAGCAGTGGGTGCGCGGCAGCGAAGAGACGGTCAACCAGGGCACCAAAGCCGTGGTCACCGGCGCTGCCGCCACCGTGGGCGCGATCCCCGGTGCCGCCGCCGGCACGCTCACCAGCCCCGTCACCGGCCCGGTCGGCCCCGTGGTCGGCGGCCTGGCCACCGGCGGTGCCGCGGCCTACGGCGCGGAGAAGCTCTACGAAGACTCGCGCCTGCAGCAGTGGAGCAAGGCGCTGGGGCGAGAGGTCGGCGAACTGGGCTACGACCACGTGTCCAGAGAAGGCCGCTTGCTGCGCCAGGTCAACGGCCTGAAGGAAGACCTGCAGAACGAGACCGACCCGGCGAAACGCGCCCAGCTGCAAACCCGCCTGAACACCACCAGCGAACAATTCAGCACCGAAGCCGAGCGCAACGGCCGCACCTTCGAAGCCCGTACCGGCATCGACAAGGCCTGGGAGCAGACCCACGCGACCTACCCCAGGGTGGACAAAGACGGCGTCAACGACGCGCTGGCGAAACACATCGACGCGGGCAAGCGCCCCGCCGACGCGGTACGTGGCGCGCTCAGCGACGCCGTGCACGAGCAATACCCGCGCGCGCTGCCCCACCAGCCGGCGGTGAATTACCGGGCCCTGAGCAATCAGCAGCTGGCCGCGACACACGGCCAGTACGTGGGCGAGGTGGTCCAGGGCCGCAAAGACGTCATGGCCCTGGCGGCCAACAAGGACCCGCACAACAACGTCGATCAGGGCTGGCCCCAGGCGCTGGCGCAGCAACGCCAGGCCGGCCGGGTCCAGGACGGCCTGAACGAGCTGTGGCGCGACACCGGCCACCTGGGCGCGGTGCGCGAGAGCATGCACGAGCGCGGCATGAAGCTGCCCGAGCTGCCGGCCGAGCTGCGGCCGAAGGACGCTTCAACGGGCCCCCGGGCGGCGCTCTCACCGCAGCAGGAGCGCCACCACCAGCTCGCGCAGGCCCAGCTCGGCCCGGCCTTGAGTGCGCGGGGTCACAGCGCGGAGCAGGTGGAGCGCGTGAGCGCGGCCGCCGTGGGCCACGCCCAGCAACACGCGCACCGTGGCGACGTGCGGGCGTTTCACCTGAGCAAGGACGGCGAGCGCGTGGCGGTGGTGCAGGAGAACGCGCCCATCAGCGAGTTCAGCGTGAAGGCCGCGCAGGGCCAGACCGCCGACCAGCACCTGGAGCGTGCCCACGCCTTGGCACAGACACAGACCCGCGAGCGGGCCGAGGAACGCATCCCGGGCCAGGAGCCTGCGTTGGCGACGGCACAACACACCAGCGCGGTTGCGCCGCAGCACGAAGCACCGCAGCGCGCCATGGCCTGA
- a CDS encoding sensor histidine kinase, with protein sequence MTDRTRSLVALVLLFTALATGVLWWQSSRSRSELEAQVLLQAEQRSLHLADAMAGQVQGVFSAVDLALRQLRTEWPRGNTAAFGQRVQETLQALPEGFVSHAVVANAEGLVVYNSLGLGQGVNIADRDYFRAHLAGGDRLAIGVPVRSRLDGRWVFAMSRPLLQGGRFAGTVHLTLGAEPMARKLAGLELSGQDVVALIHPGGRVLARSRDNEGSMAQSMPNDRPYMAQPDALQGVYRTPGKVDGVPRTYGWHRLPQSGALVAIGLADASVLGPLAPVQRRDQWMTAALSLLILSAGGLIAVLLWRVSRSRAAAVASEARLKEAQRMARVGHWEHDHRTGRLTWSDEVFRMLGLAPAVHTPTYQAFLDAVHPDDRQGVTAAFKASLQGRQPCDVVHRLLLPDGTLKYVHALAITTRDGDRPLYSQGTLQDITEMRTAQLALQQLNEGLEQRVEVRTRELGVLNHELETFAYSVSHDLRTPLRTIHGFASLLEEDGVAQSESGRAHLRRIQEAAKRMGQLITDLLTMAQHSRAVIRHQRVDLSALARRVAAELEQAHPGVRMQWAIEDGLVVEADPTLMGVVLQNLLGNAWKYTSQTAQPRIGFSRTGHSEGMQTFCVRDNGAGFDMAYAAQLFQPFKRLHTHQAFEGSGVGLASVQRVLQRHGGTVRGEGAVGQGAAFYFTIPDEPQVLDPAPP encoded by the coding sequence ATGACCGATCGGACCCGTTCGCTGGTGGCCCTGGTGTTGCTGTTCACCGCGCTGGCGACGGGCGTGTTGTGGTGGCAGAGCAGCCGCTCCCGGTCGGAACTGGAGGCGCAGGTGCTGTTGCAGGCCGAGCAGCGCAGCCTGCACCTGGCGGACGCGATGGCGGGGCAGGTGCAGGGGGTGTTCAGCGCGGTGGATCTGGCGCTCAGGCAGCTGCGCACCGAGTGGCCCCGGGGCAACACCGCCGCCTTCGGGCAGCGGGTGCAGGAGACGCTGCAGGCCTTGCCCGAGGGTTTTGTGTCCCACGCCGTCGTGGCCAACGCCGAGGGCCTCGTGGTCTACAACAGCCTGGGGCTGGGCCAGGGCGTGAACATCGCCGACCGCGACTACTTCCGCGCGCACCTGGCGGGCGGAGACCGCCTGGCCATCGGGGTGCCGGTGCGCTCTCGGCTCGATGGTCGCTGGGTGTTTGCCATGAGCCGGCCGCTGCTGCAGGGCGGCCGTTTCGCAGGAACCGTGCACCTGACGCTGGGCGCCGAGCCCATGGCGCGCAAGCTGGCGGGGCTGGAGCTGTCCGGGCAGGACGTGGTGGCCCTGATCCACCCCGGGGGCCGTGTGCTGGCGCGCAGCAGGGACAACGAGGGATCGATGGCGCAGTCGATGCCGAACGACCGCCCCTACATGGCCCAGCCGGACGCGCTCCAGGGGGTGTACCGCACGCCGGGCAAGGTGGACGGCGTGCCCCGCACCTATGGCTGGCACCGGCTGCCGCAGTCGGGTGCGCTGGTGGCCATTGGCCTGGCCGATGCCTCGGTGCTGGGCCCGCTGGCGCCGGTGCAGCGCCGCGACCAGTGGATGACGGCGGCGCTGTCGCTGCTGATCCTGTCGGCCGGGGGGCTGATTGCCGTGCTGCTGTGGCGGGTGTCGCGCAGCCGGGCGGCGGCCGTGGCGAGCGAGGCGCGCCTGAAGGAGGCACAGCGCATGGCGCGCGTGGGCCACTGGGAGCACGATCACCGGACCGGGCGGTTGACCTGGTCTGACGAGGTGTTTCGCATGCTCGGGCTGGCCCCGGCGGTGCACACGCCGACGTACCAGGCCTTCCTCGACGCGGTGCATCCCGATGATCGACAGGGCGTGACGGCGGCGTTCAAGGCGTCGTTGCAGGGGCGCCAGCCCTGCGACGTGGTCCACCGTCTGCTGCTGCCCGACGGAACGCTCAAGTACGTGCACGCGCTGGCCATCACCACCCGCGACGGCGACCGGCCCCTGTACAGCCAGGGCACGCTCCAGGACATCACCGAGATGCGCACGGCGCAACTGGCGCTGCAGCAGCTCAACGAGGGGCTGGAACAGCGGGTCGAGGTGCGCACGCGCGAGCTCGGGGTGCTGAATCACGAGCTGGAGACCTTTGCCTACAGCGTGTCGCACGACCTGCGCACGCCGCTGCGCACGATCCACGGTTTTGCGAGCCTGCTGGAAGAAGATGGGGTGGCGCAGTCCGAGTCGGGGCGCGCCCACCTGCGGCGCATCCAGGAGGCGGCCAAGCGCATGGGCCAGCTCATCACCGACCTGCTCACCATGGCGCAACACAGCCGCGCGGTGATCCGGCATCAGCGGGTGGACCTCAGCGCGTTGGCGCGCCGGGTGGCGGCGGAGCTGGAGCAGGCTCACCCGGGTGTGCGGATGCAGTGGGCCATCGAAGACGGCCTGGTGGTGGAGGCCGACCCGACGCTGATGGGTGTGGTGCTGCAGAACCTGCTGGGCAACGCCTGGAAATACACCAGCCAGACGGCGCAACCGCGCATCGGGTTCTCGCGCACGGGGCACAGCGAGGGCATGCAGACGTTCTGCGTGCGGGACAACGGTGCGGGCTTTGACATGGCCTATGCGGCGCAGCTGTTCCAGCCATTCAAACGCCTGCACACCCACCAGGCCTTCGAGGGTTCGGGCGTGGGGCTGGCCTCGGTGCAACGCGTGCTGCAACGCCACGGGGGCACGGTGCGCGGCGAGGGCGCGGTCGGCCAGGGTGCGGCTTTCTATTTCACGATCCCCGACGAGCCTCAGGTGCTGGACCCGGCGCCGCCCTGA